The following are encoded in a window of Cucurbita pepo subsp. pepo cultivar mu-cu-16 chromosome LG12, ASM280686v2, whole genome shotgun sequence genomic DNA:
- the LOC111807002 gene encoding uncharacterized protein LOC111807002 has translation MFLVRLHHFDPLMEATSILAQISHEADLKFSSSKFSLITSYPSLRFVATFQISHRFFANYFVDRNHSSRVSLQSFYNAMYAGIVFSSMTIHFPETTSRMVLQFESSNHTRMQMHRVLKLSPSQEEELGQIQHDRFFSIISQDFRDIVTGLPSFPNDSIFVSLTSSQVKFCCASEERILTKEGGRCVIVGYEGQAEIVFQINLNPKWFFFNLSYGAYRIWFYKTIDSRCVIFIPAFGLNAQYVIYFS, from the exons ATGTTCTTGGTCAGGCTTCACCACTTCGATCCTCTTATGGAAGCAACCTCCATACTGGCTCAAATTTCTCATGAAGCTGACCTGAAATTCTCGTCGTCGAAGTTCTCCCTAATTACCTCGTACCCTTCCCTTCGCTTCGTCGCAACATTTCAAATCTCGCACCGTTTCTTCGCCAACTATTTCGTCGATCGGAATCACAGTTCAAGGGTTTCCCTCCAATCCTTCTATAATGCCATGTACGCTGGTAtagttttttcttcaatgaCCATTCATTTTCCAGAAACAACAAGCCGCATGGTCCTTCAATTCGAGTCTTCAA ATCATACGAGGATGCAAATGCATCGTGTGTTAAAATTATCACCTTCTCAAGAGGAGGAATTAGGCCAAATTCAACATGATCGATTTTTCTCTATCATTTCACAAGATTTTAGAGACATCGTAACAGGATTACCCTCGTTCCCAAATGATTCAA TTTTCGTTAGTCTAACGAGTTCACAAGTCAAGTTTTGTTGTGCTTCAGAAGAGAGAATTCTTACCAAAGAG GGTGGACGATGCGTAATTGTAGGTTATGAAGGGCAAGCTGAAATTGTATTTCAAATCAATCTCAATCCCAAGtggtttttctttaatttgagtTATGGAGCATATAGGATATGGTTTTACAAGACAATTGATTCTCGTTGTGTAATCTTTATCCCAGCCTTTGGATTGAATGCCCAATATGTGATCTACTTTTCCTAA
- the LOC111807003 gene encoding uncharacterized protein LOC111807003: MLLLKIDCADLLLEVIYILNRFAESGNVECSPDLFSIAVTHHSLELNVAFQMMPEFFTLFFSHKSHVSKILLSPLYSTIRRMQHFNIPLAALYVLRHPERLNLKFTPPGNEMPLLRNMSMTQTMKEHMGQINLETFVSIDSEVFRRMVIEFRGYVVYVHLTSSSVTFSIEIKDIVLEQEEGECIIGGTEGELTDFLIPLCPWHVFYTITYHSKRVWLFKAIDRSTMIVAPVGLYAQYAMHFPLG, translated from the exons ATGTTGTTGCTTAAGATTGACTGCGCCGATCTTCTTCTAGAAGTAATATACATATTGAATCGCTTTGCCGAGAGTGGCAACGTAGAATGCTCACCTGACTTGTTTTCCATAGCAGTCACCCACCACTCCCTTGAATTAAACGTAGCATTTCAAATGATGCCTGAATTCTTCACCCTCTTCTTCTCCCACAAGTCTCATGTTTCCAAGATTCTCCTCTCACCCCTCTACTCTACCATCAGGCGTATGCAACATTTCAACATTCCTTTAGCCGCCCTCTACGTTCTCCGACATCCCGAACGTTTAAACCTTAAATTTACCCCTCCAG GGAATGAAATGCCATTGCTTCGTAATATGTCAATGACACAAACCATGAAGGAGCATATGGGCCAAATCAATTTGGAAACCTTTGTTTCAATTGATTCAGAAGTGTTTAGACGCATGGTGATCGAGTTTCGTGGTTACGTAGTTTATGTTCATCTAACGAGTTCAAGCGTCACGTTTTCGATTGAGATTAAAGATATCGTTCTTGAACAAGAG GAAGGAGAATGCATAATTGGAGGAACGGAAGGGGAACTAACTGATTTCCTAATACCTCTATGTCCATGGCATGTTTTTTATACTATAACGTATCATTCGAAGAGGGTATGGCTGTTTAAGGCAATCGATAGGAGTACTATGATCGTTGCTCCTGTTGGACTGTATGCACAATATGCGATGCATTTTCCTCTTGGGTGA
- the LOC111806376 gene encoding uncharacterized protein LOC111806376, giving the protein MQQSNIPLAALFVLRRNDRLILKFSPPGNGMPLVRTMALNETVKEDVGRINLKTFVSIESEVFRHMVAEFRGYIVCVLPTPSSVMFSIEVKELVLDKAKGECIIEGVTEEVQTEFLIPLYPWHIFYNMTFHSKRIWLFKTFDKSTLIIAPVGLYAQYSIFFPLG; this is encoded by the exons ATGCAACAATCCAATATCCCTTTGGCCGCCCTCTTTGTTCTTCGACGTAATGATCGCTTAATCCTTAAATTTTCCCCTCCAG GGAATGGCATGCCATTGGTTCGTACCATGGCATTGAATGAAACGGTGAAGGAGGATGTCGGCCGAATCAATTTGAAAACCTTTGTTTCAATTGAATCAGAAGTGTTCCGACACATGGTGGCTGAGTTTCGTGGATACAtag TTTGTGTTCTTCCAACACCTTCAAGTGTCATGTTCTCTATTGAGGTTAAGGAGTTGGTTCTTGATAAAGCG AAAGGAGAATGCATAATTGAAGGAGTAACGGAAGAGGTGCAAACTGAATTCCTAATCCCTTTGTATCCATGgcatattttttataatatgacGTTTCATTCGAAGAGGATATGGTTGTTCAAGACATTTGATAAGAGTACTTTGATCATTGCCCCTGTTGGACTCTACGCACAATATTCCATCTTTTTTCCTCTTGGGTGA